The stretch of DNA TCAAAAGGACATCCTGGAATCGCTCTAGTTTCTTCCCATCCCCACTATCTAGTAATTCATAATCCATCATATGCCTATCTTTTCGGACTGAAATCGCATCACCGCATCCACCTGCATTTTTGTCATCATATCAGGCTCTATGTTTACTCGAGACCCAACCCTCTTGTATCCCAAAGAGGTCCGTGCTCGGGTCTCTGGAATCACGCTGACAGAAAAGATATCACCCCGGACTTGCGCGACCGTTAAACTAATACCATCAATGGCAATAAAACCTTTTTCAAGAATATACGGCACCAGATGTGCTGGCGCCTTAAAAAACATATAAGATTTTTCCACAGCAAGGATAGAGCCTACACCACAGACATGCCCAGAAACAAAATGGCCACCTATTTCATCCCCCAATCGAACAGAACGCTCTAGATTCACCATGGTCCCCACTGTATAATCTTTAATCGTGGTACAGGCCATGGTCTCTT from Chlamydia suis encodes:
- a CDS encoding riboflavin synthase subunit alpha; protein product: MFSGIIQEVARVELVNYYGDFMEIGIFARKLIDGAPGSSLSVDGICLTLVKREYELLFFDVTEETMACTTIKDYTVGTMVNLERSVRLGDEIGGHFVSGHVCGVGSILAVEKSYMFFKAPAHLVPYILEKGFIAIDGISLTVAQVRGDIFSVSVIPETRARTSLGYKRVGSRVNIEPDMMTKMQVDAVMRFQSEKIGI